From the Sphingomonas mesophila genome, one window contains:
- a CDS encoding GNAT family N-acetyltransferase: MEIVARPLRGAHVVLEPVSEGHRARMRAALDQDPDNWAIQSITAMGEHFDHYWRLLTETPGRIGFAAIDTASGGLVGTSSLFDIEPTHRTVEIGYTWFIPEVRGTAVNPEAKLLMLGHAFDAGARRVQFSVNAANARSRAAVRKLGGVEEGILRNHRITWTGSSRDTVIFSIIADEWPQVRAGLRRRLGMDGAC; encoded by the coding sequence ATGGAGATCGTCGCCCGGCCCCTGCGCGGCGCGCATGTCGTGCTCGAACCGGTCAGCGAGGGCCACCGCGCCCGGATGCGCGCCGCGCTCGACCAGGACCCGGACAATTGGGCGATCCAGTCCATCACCGCGATGGGCGAGCATTTCGACCACTATTGGCGGCTGCTGACCGAAACTCCGGGGCGCATCGGCTTCGCGGCGATCGACACGGCGAGCGGGGGGCTGGTCGGCACCTCGAGCCTGTTCGACATCGAGCCGACGCATCGCACGGTCGAGATCGGCTACACCTGGTTCATCCCCGAGGTGCGCGGAACGGCAGTCAACCCGGAGGCCAAACTGCTGATGCTCGGGCACGCCTTCGACGCCGGGGCCCGGCGCGTGCAATTCAGCGTCAACGCCGCGAATGCGCGCAGCCGGGCCGCTGTGCGCAAGCTCGGCGGGGTCGAGGAAGGGATATTGCGCAACCACCGCATCACCTGGACCGGAAGTTCGCGCGACACGGTGATCTTCTCGATCATCGCCGACGAGTGGCCGCAGGTCCGGGCCGGGCTTCGACGAAGGCTCGGGATGGACGGCGCGTGCTGA
- a CDS encoding ABC transporter permease produces MTLKETLASAYVVGRRDFTATVFSKTFLFFLVGPLIPLLFGFLFGGLGARAERNEAPPTVAVIAAPAEFALLDTARKRFAPLEEGRPMVLLKQVAPAGDTAAQRNRLLAAEEEKVLGVLEGGLKAPHFTGAVNADGRTVKQIALFVDEAQRLERGTPAASSGPPVRISLTDRSGGSLAFARTITARAGQFLVFFLTVFLAGMLLSQLIEEKSNKVIEVLAAAVPVDSIFVGKLFAMLAMSLLGISVWLTAGAIGAAFFLDQGLGSLPPPAVGWPVFLALGFLYYTTNYLLIGAVFLGIGAQASTVREVQTLSMPVTMAQVLLFGFATLGVGDPTSAEAIGAAVFPLSSPYAMIARAAEDGTLWPHLAALAWQLLWVVIIVRFSARLFRRSVLKSGPAFRWPWQKRAAA; encoded by the coding sequence ATGACGCTCAAGGAAACGCTGGCTTCGGCCTATGTCGTCGGCCGCCGCGACTTCACCGCGACGGTGTTCAGCAAAACCTTCCTGTTCTTCCTTGTAGGGCCGCTGATCCCGCTGCTGTTCGGCTTCCTGTTCGGCGGGCTCGGCGCGCGAGCCGAGCGCAACGAGGCGCCGCCGACAGTGGCCGTCATTGCCGCCCCGGCCGAATTCGCGCTGCTCGACACGGCGCGCAAACGCTTCGCGCCGCTCGAGGAAGGGCGGCCGATGGTGCTGTTGAAGCAGGTCGCTCCGGCGGGCGATACCGCTGCGCAGCGCAATCGGCTGCTTGCCGCCGAGGAGGAGAAAGTGCTCGGCGTGCTCGAGGGCGGGCTCAAGGCGCCGCACTTCACCGGCGCGGTCAATGCCGACGGTCGGACGGTCAAGCAGATCGCCTTGTTCGTCGACGAGGCGCAGCGGCTCGAGCGCGGCACCCCCGCGGCGTCGAGCGGGCCGCCGGTGCGGATCAGCCTCACCGACCGGTCGGGCGGCTCGCTCGCCTTCGCCCGGACGATCACCGCCCGGGCCGGGCAATTCCTGGTGTTCTTCCTCACCGTGTTCCTCGCCGGAATGCTGCTTTCCCAGTTGATCGAGGAGAAATCGAACAAGGTCATCGAGGTGCTCGCCGCGGCGGTCCCGGTCGATTCGATCTTCGTTGGCAAATTGTTCGCCATGCTGGCGATGAGCCTGCTCGGGATCAGCGTGTGGCTGACGGCCGGCGCGATCGGAGCGGCCTTCTTCCTCGACCAGGGACTTGGCTCGCTGCCGCCGCCGGCGGTCGGCTGGCCGGTGTTCCTTGCGCTCGGCTTCCTCTACTACACCACCAATTATCTGCTAATCGGAGCGGTGTTCCTTGGCATCGGCGCGCAGGCCTCGACGGTGCGCGAGGTGCAGACGCTGTCGATGCCGGTGACGATGGCGCAGGTGCTGCTGTTCGGCTTCGCCACGCTGGGCGTCGGCGATCCGACCAGCGCCGAGGCGATCGGGGCGGCGGTGTTCCCCTTGTCCTCGCCCTACGCGATGATCGCCCGCGCGGCGGAGGACGGGACGTTGTGGCCGCACCTCGCCGCGCTGGCCTGGCAATTGCTGTGGGTGGTGATCATCGTCCGCTTCTCGGCGCGCCTGTTCCGCCGGAGCGTGCTCAAGAGCGGCCCGGCGTTCCGCTGGCCATGGCAGAAGCGCGCGGCGGCGTAG
- a CDS encoding ATP-binding cassette domain-containing protein codes for MRPSTMAMSANHAVTAHDLVKNFAETRAVDGVSLAVPAGSIYGILGPNGAGKTTTIRMLLGIIDPDSGERQLLGRERPLEAAREVGYLPEERGLYPAMTAREAIAFMGALRGLPLKDGRSRAVGLLEGRKLGEWIDKPIRTLSKGMAQTVQLLGTIVHRPKLIVLDEPFSGLDAINQAKLEDLIREEAAAGTTVIFSTHVIAHAERLCERVAIIAGGKVAFDGAVDEARDRLRPIVHLRTRAEDGAWRSAIPAGARKSGREWTFELPESGPEPLLRALLDGDAGIETLSIERPGLHDAFVAIAGEAAARKMSDMAEAAR; via the coding sequence ATGCGCCCTAGCACAATGGCCATGTCCGCTAACCATGCCGTCACCGCGCACGACCTCGTCAAGAATTTCGCCGAGACCCGCGCCGTCGACGGGGTGAGCCTCGCGGTCCCGGCCGGGTCGATCTACGGCATCCTCGGCCCTAATGGCGCGGGCAAGACCACCACCATCCGCATGCTGCTGGGGATCATCGACCCAGACAGCGGGGAGCGGCAGCTGCTCGGGCGGGAGCGGCCGCTCGAGGCGGCGCGCGAGGTCGGTTACCTGCCCGAGGAGCGCGGCCTCTATCCGGCGATGACGGCGCGCGAGGCGATCGCCTTCATGGGCGCGCTGCGGGGCCTGCCGCTCAAAGACGGGCGGTCGCGCGCGGTGGGCCTGCTCGAGGGCCGCAAGCTCGGCGAGTGGATCGACAAGCCGATCCGCACGCTCTCGAAAGGCATGGCGCAGACCGTGCAATTGCTCGGCACCATCGTCCACCGGCCGAAGCTGATCGTGCTCGACGAGCCGTTCTCGGGCCTCGACGCGATCAACCAGGCCAAACTCGAGGATCTGATCCGCGAGGAAGCGGCGGCGGGGACGACGGTGATCTTCTCGACCCACGTCATCGCCCATGCCGAGCGATTGTGCGAGCGGGTCGCGATCATCGCCGGCGGCAAAGTCGCGTTCGACGGCGCGGTCGACGAAGCGCGCGACCGGCTGCGCCCGATCGTCCATCTGCGCACCCGCGCCGAGGACGGTGCGTGGCGCTCGGCGATCCCGGCCGGGGCCCGCAAGTCGGGCCGCGAGTGGACGTTCGAGCTGCCCGAAAGCGGACCCGAGCCGCTGCTTCGCGCGCTGCTCGACGGCGACGCCGGGATCGAGACGCTGAGCATCGAGCGGCCCGGGCTTCACGACGCGTTCGTGGCGATCGCCGGCGAGGCGGCGGCGCGCAAGATGAGCGACATGGCGGAGGCGGCACGATGA
- the queG gene encoding tRNA epoxyqueuosine(34) reductase QueG, producing MTMTIEQEIRQKAAELGFVACGFARADAAPDAGPRLLRWLDAGRHGEMGWMEARKSERASPAGLWPEARSVIALGMSYAPARDPLALAGEGEVGRISVYAQGGDYHKAVKKGLKALARWLVERAPSELKVFVDTAPVMEKPLAAAAGIGWQGKHTNLLSREHGNWLFLGIIYTTLELQPDAPGRDHCGSCARCIAACPTGAITAPREIDARRCISYLTIELAGPIPHEYRAAIGNRIYGCDDCLAVCPWNRFAEDAAANRAFLPRAELAAPRLADLLSLDDAAFRAMFAGSPIKRIGRNRFIRNCLVAAGNSAAPDLVRAVAPHRADPDPVVAEAADWALARLSASS from the coding sequence ATGACAATGACCATCGAACAGGAAATTCGACAGAAGGCAGCCGAACTCGGCTTCGTCGCCTGCGGCTTCGCGCGCGCCGATGCCGCGCCCGACGCCGGCCCGCGCCTGCTGCGCTGGCTCGACGCGGGCCGCCACGGCGAGATGGGCTGGATGGAAGCGCGCAAAAGCGAGCGCGCCTCGCCGGCCGGCCTGTGGCCCGAAGCGCGCAGCGTCATCGCACTCGGCATGAGTTACGCCCCGGCGCGCGATCCGCTGGCGCTGGCGGGCGAGGGCGAGGTCGGCCGGATCTCGGTCTATGCCCAGGGTGGCGACTATCACAAGGCGGTCAAGAAGGGCCTCAAGGCACTCGCCCGCTGGCTGGTCGAGCGGGCCCCGTCCGAACTGAAAGTGTTCGTCGACACCGCGCCGGTGATGGAAAAGCCGCTCGCCGCCGCGGCCGGAATCGGCTGGCAGGGCAAGCACACCAATTTGCTCAGCCGCGAGCATGGCAATTGGCTGTTCCTTGGCATCATCTACACCACGCTCGAGCTCCAGCCCGACGCGCCCGGCCGCGACCATTGCGGGAGTTGCGCGCGGTGCATCGCCGCCTGCCCGACCGGCGCCATCACCGCCCCGCGCGAGATCGATGCGCGGCGCTGCATCTCCTACCTCACGATCGAGCTCGCCGGCCCGATCCCGCACGAATATCGCGCCGCGATCGGCAACCGCATCTACGGCTGCGACGACTGCCTCGCGGTGTGCCCGTGGAACCGGTTTGCCGAGGACGCCGCCGCCAATCGCGCCTTCCTGCCGCGCGCCGAGCTCGCCGCGCCGCGCCTCGCCGACCTGCTCTCGCTCGACGATGCCGCCTTCCGCGCCATGTTCGCCGGCTCGCCGATCAAGCGCATCGGCCGCAACCGCTTCATCCGCAACTGCCTGGTCGCCGCCGGCAACAGCGCCGCCCCGGACCTCGTGCGCGCTGTCGCTCCGCACCGCGCCGATCCCGACCCGGTCGTCGCCGAAGCCGCTGACTGGGCGCTCGCTCGGCTCAGCGCATCATCGTGA
- a CDS encoding adenosine kinase: MTQPRFDVLAIGNAIVDVIADSTDAFLAEQGLDKGSMRLIDQAEAVRLYGAMGPGREVSGGSAGNTAAGLAALGAKAAFVGQVADDELGAIYRHDITAAGVDFLVDPRSDVGATARSLILVTPDAQRTMNTFLGAAQMLDARDIDPAAIADAAILYLEGYLWDPDVPRAAMVKAIDAARAAGRKVAFTLSDTFCVDRHRDGFWKLLDDGRIDILFANEAEALAMAGTDDIEAAKARLAAAVPLLVVTKSERGASAIAGSERADVPAEPIERLVDTTGAGDLFAAGFLAGQARGLGLEASLKLGAIAAAEVIQHYGARPEKDLKALAGDLLA; the protein is encoded by the coding sequence ATGACCCAGCCCCGCTTCGACGTGCTCGCCATCGGCAATGCGATCGTCGACGTCATCGCCGATTCGACCGACGCCTTCCTCGCCGAACAGGGGCTCGACAAGGGGTCGATGCGGCTGATCGACCAAGCCGAAGCCGTCCGCCTCTACGGCGCGATGGGGCCGGGGCGCGAGGTCAGCGGCGGCTCGGCCGGCAATACCGCCGCCGGGCTTGCGGCGCTCGGCGCGAAAGCGGCCTTCGTCGGCCAGGTCGCGGACGACGAGCTTGGCGCGATCTATCGTCACGACATCACCGCCGCCGGAGTCGACTTCCTGGTCGATCCGCGCTCCGACGTCGGCGCCACCGCCCGCTCGCTGATCCTCGTCACGCCCGACGCCCAGCGCACCATGAACACCTTCCTCGGCGCGGCGCAGATGCTCGATGCGCGCGATATCGATCCCGCCGCCATCGCCGATGCCGCGATCCTCTACCTCGAAGGCTATCTGTGGGATCCGGACGTGCCGCGCGCGGCAATGGTGAAGGCGATCGACGCCGCCCGCGCCGCCGGCCGCAAGGTCGCCTTTACACTGAGCGACACCTTCTGCGTCGATCGCCACCGCGACGGCTTCTGGAAACTGCTCGACGACGGCCGCATCGACATATTGTTCGCCAATGAGGCCGAGGCGCTGGCGATGGCCGGGACCGACGACATTGAGGCGGCCAAGGCCAGGCTCGCCGCCGCCGTGCCGCTGCTGGTTGTCACCAAGAGCGAGCGCGGCGCGTCGGCCATTGCCGGTAGCGAGCGCGCCGACGTTCCCGCGGAGCCGATCGAGCGCCTTGTCGACACCACCGGTGCGGGCGACCTGTTCGCCGCCGGCTTCCTCGCCGGCCAGGCCCGCGGGCTCGGCCTCGAAGCGTCGCTCAAGCTCGGCGCGATCGCCGCCGCCGAAGTCATCCAGCATTATGGCGCGCGGCCGGAGAAGGACCTCAAGGCCCTCGCCGGCGATCTCCTCGCCTGA